The following are encoded together in the Anaerostipes caccae L1-92 genome:
- a CDS encoding HAD hydrolase family protein: MKKKYCFFDIDGTLTDRSTNQVVPSALEALEKLEENGHFVAIATGRAHYKADLFIKANGFKNMVCNGGNGFVIDNEFVENIPLDREGCIKIIEETEKLGYGWCIAVDDTKDVYMTDDLFLRQVGKRKEPTRYIIDDTLDIHKVEDFYKIYVAIPKEEEERLTTKDLIGHLRFEPEYLMFQPDNKREGIIKMMEHLNGPLEDVVVFGDDYNDLDMFSPEWFSIAMGNGCQDLKDKADYVTDTNVNDGIKKACEHFGWI; encoded by the coding sequence ATGAAAAAGAAATACTGCTTTTTTGACATCGACGGAACACTGACCGACCGCTCTACCAACCAGGTAGTTCCAAGCGCACTGGAGGCACTGGAAAAGCTGGAGGAAAACGGACATTTTGTGGCAATCGCAACAGGAAGGGCACATTATAAAGCGGATCTGTTTATAAAGGCCAACGGTTTTAAGAATATGGTCTGCAATGGAGGAAACGGATTTGTCATTGACAATGAGTTTGTGGAGAATATTCCTCTGGACAGAGAAGGATGCATTAAAATCATTGAGGAGACAGAGAAACTCGGATACGGATGGTGCATCGCTGTAGACGATACGAAGGATGTCTATATGACCGATGATCTGTTTTTAAGACAGGTGGGCAAGAGAAAAGAGCCGACCCGCTATATTATCGATGATACTCTGGATATACATAAGGTCGAAGATTTCTATAAAATATACGTAGCAATTCCGAAAGAAGAGGAAGAACGTCTGACAACAAAAGATCTCATCGGACATCTGCGGTTTGAGCCTGAATACCTGATGTTCCAGCCGGACAATAAAAGAGAGGGCATCATAAAAATGATGGAACACTTAAACGGACCTCTTGAAGATGTAGTCGTGTTCGGAGATGATTATAACGATCTGGATATGTTCAGCCCTGAGTGGTTTTCCATCGCTATGGGGAACGGCTGCCAGGATCTGAAAGATAAGGCAGACTATGTGACGGACACCAATGTAAATGACGGGATTAAAAAGGCATGTGAGCACTTTGGCTGGATTTAA
- a CDS encoding thiamine phosphate synthase, whose translation MNQEWIAVTDRKQCGGEFLKTVQTLAGQGLKTIILREKDLSEEEYGELAARCMEICRKTGASLTLHKYFHAARGLGADRIHLPYPVFRENAGKIDQHIHVSTSIHAPGEAVEAERMGAEFVIAGHIFQTDCKKGVPPRGLEFLRETVQSVSIPVYAIGGITPYNIGDVLDTGAAGGCMMSGFMKSPKIIDKP comes from the coding sequence ATGAATCAGGAGTGGATCGCCGTCACAGACCGGAAACAATGCGGCGGTGAGTTTTTAAAGACGGTGCAGACTCTCGCGGGACAGGGGTTAAAGACGATCATCCTGCGGGAAAAAGATCTTTCGGAAGAAGAGTACGGGGAACTGGCAGCCCGGTGTATGGAAATATGCAGGAAAACAGGGGCTTCGCTGACTCTCCACAAGTACTTTCATGCGGCCCGCGGCCTGGGAGCAGACAGGATCCATCTGCCGTACCCTGTATTTCGGGAGAATGCAGGTAAGATTGATCAGCATATTCATGTAAGTACTTCCATTCATGCCCCGGGAGAGGCAGTGGAGGCAGAACGGATGGGCGCAGAGTTTGTAATTGCCGGACATATATTTCAGACGGACTGCAAAAAGGGTGTTCCGCCAAGGGGGCTTGAGTTTTTGAGAGAAACGGTACAATCCGTGTCTATTCCGGTCTATGCCATCGGCGGGATCACTCCGTATAATATAGGGGATGTTTTAGATACAGGAGCCGCCGGAGGGTGTATGATGTCAGGTTTCATGAAGTCTCCTAAAATTATTGACAAGCCATGA
- a CDS encoding class I SAM-dependent DNA methyltransferase: MDEFSSYQSFAQVYDEFMDQTPYRLWGENIRQYLRKYKVKDGADVLDLGCGTGRMTNLLDGFGYRMTGMDISPEMLEIAAGSGNSEIFYICQDMRELDLLHPADAVISTCDSLNYILEPEDLIQVFVRVRENLKEDGVFLFDMNTLFKYKTLLAENTFAEDREECSFIWQNFYDQEDGINEYDLTLFIRMESGLYQKFEEVHFQRAYETEEIKEALRLAGFEIREVVDADTLKEPETESERLYFISTINHEVDK; the protein is encoded by the coding sequence ATGGATGAGTTTTCAAGCTATCAGAGTTTTGCGCAGGTTTATGATGAATTTATGGATCAGACCCCTTACAGACTGTGGGGAGAAAATATCAGGCAGTATCTGAGAAAATACAAAGTTAAGGACGGAGCAGATGTCCTGGACCTGGGCTGCGGCACCGGCAGGATGACGAATCTGCTGGATGGTTTTGGGTACCGGATGACCGGGATGGACATTTCTCCGGAAATGCTTGAGATTGCTGCCGGTTCCGGGAATTCTGAAATTTTCTATATCTGTCAGGATATGAGGGAACTGGATCTTCTGCATCCTGCGGATGCAGTCATATCGACCTGTGACAGCCTCAATTATATATTAGAGCCGGAAGATCTGATACAGGTATTTGTGCGTGTGCGGGAGAACCTTAAAGAAGACGGGGTCTTTTTGTTTGACATGAACACGCTTTTTAAATATAAAACACTGCTTGCTGAAAATACGTTTGCGGAAGACCGGGAGGAGTGCAGTTTTATCTGGCAGAATTTCTATGATCAGGAAGACGGCATCAATGAATATGACCTGACACTGTTTATCCGGATGGAGTCGGGGCTCTATCAGAAGTTTGAGGAAGTGCATTTTCAGAGGGCATATGAGACAGAAGAGATAAAGGAGGCACTGCGCCTGGCCGGGTTTGAGATCCGGGAAGTCGTGGATGCAGATACTTTAAAAGAGCCGGAGACAGAGAGTGAACGGCTGTATTTTATTTCAACGATAAATCATGAGGTGGACAAATGA
- the hslO gene encoding Hsp33 family molecular chaperone HslO, with protein sequence MKDYIVRGTAADDQVRFFAAYTKDVVEEARQRHNTSPVATAALGRLLTAGAMMGSMCKNEQDLITLQIKCSGPIGGLTVTADSKANVKGYAVHPDVMLPPSKEGKLDVGKALDLGVLTVIKDIGMKEPYSGQTHLVSGEIAEDLTYYFAASEQIPTSVALGVLMNKDNTVRHAGGFIIQMMPYASEEVISALEKKIAEFESVTSHLEEGKTPEDIMNELLGEFGVKFYETVPTKFSCNCSKERVEKAVISVGKDEINDMIKDGKDIEVNCHFCNTHYTFSVDELKQMAEKTEAGR encoded by the coding sequence ATGAAAGATTATATTGTAAGAGGTACGGCGGCAGACGATCAGGTGCGTTTTTTCGCTGCCTATACGAAAGATGTTGTGGAGGAGGCCAGACAGAGGCATAATACAAGCCCGGTGGCCACGGCTGCCCTGGGCCGCCTTCTGACCGCCGGGGCTATGATGGGGAGTATGTGCAAGAATGAACAGGATTTGATCACGCTTCAAATCAAGTGCAGCGGTCCTATCGGAGGTCTTACGGTGACTGCTGATTCAAAAGCAAATGTAAAGGGATATGCGGTACATCCGGATGTGATGCTGCCGCCGAGCAAAGAAGGAAAGCTCGATGTAGGAAAGGCCCTGGACTTAGGGGTGCTGACGGTTATAAAAGATATCGGCATGAAAGAACCGTATTCTGGACAGACCCATCTTGTATCAGGGGAGATCGCAGAGGACCTGACCTACTACTTTGCCGCGAGTGAGCAGATACCGACTTCTGTGGCGCTTGGCGTTTTAATGAATAAGGATAACACCGTCCGGCATGCCGGGGGCTTTATTATTCAGATGATGCCGTATGCGTCTGAGGAAGTGATCTCTGCTCTGGAGAAAAAGATTGCAGAATTTGAGTCTGTCACATCGCATCTGGAGGAGGGGAAAACTCCGGAAGACATAATGAATGAACTGCTGGGTGAGTTCGGAGTCAAGTTTTATGAGACTGTGCCGACAAAGTTTTCCTGTAACTGTTCCAAGGAGCGGGTGGAAAAAGCGGTTATCAGCGTGGGAAAAGATGAGATTAATGATATGATCAAAGACGGTAAAGATATAGAAGTAAACTGTCATTTCTGCAATACACATTACACATTTAGTGTGGATGAGCTGAAACAGATGGCAGAAAAAACCGAAGCCGGAAGATAA
- the cls gene encoding cardiolipin synthase, whose amino-acid sequence MRILKVMKKGISKMLKVLLRRLVIVGVVIVLQIAWLIWLAQVIGEHSKFIEWGLQLVSVAVVIYIVNKEENPAYKLAWTIPILIFPIFGGLLYLTLGNKKPAKKLRLELERSLGETDFLLSQSESVMNNLRQRSPQAAAQAKYIDTSGGYPIYQNSSAKYYPSGEAMFEEMIEDLKKAKYYIFMEFFIVEEGYMWNTILEILKERVDDGVEVRFMYDDVGCVDLLPYKYYKELERCGISCVAFNPIIPLVSTAWNNRDHRKVVVIDGHTAYTGGLNLADEYINRKERFGYWKDAGLKVIGDAVWNFTVMFLQVWNAIRKTDEGYGMFVPHGHHEGRFVDDGFIQPYADNPLDTETVGENVYLNIINAATDYVYIYTPYLIIDNEMMTALCLASKRGVDVRIVTPGIPDKPTVFLLTQSYYAQLVEAGVKVYQYTPGFIHAKCFVSDDVIATVGTINMDYRSLYLHFENGVFMYHCLAVTEVKIDMLKTFKQCELITKEHCQGNMVKRLMQSVLRVLAPLL is encoded by the coding sequence ATGAGAATTTTAAAAGTAATGAAAAAGGGCATATCGAAGATGCTGAAGGTCCTGCTGAGACGCCTTGTGATTGTAGGCGTCGTTATTGTGCTCCAGATAGCATGGCTGATCTGGCTGGCCCAGGTGATCGGAGAACATTCTAAGTTCATTGAATGGGGACTTCAGCTGGTCAGTGTTGCAGTGGTGATATATATTGTGAATAAAGAAGAGAACCCGGCCTATAAGCTGGCGTGGACCATTCCGATTCTGATCTTCCCGATTTTCGGCGGTCTTCTATACCTTACTCTGGGCAATAAAAAACCGGCAAAGAAGCTGAGGCTGGAGCTGGAACGGTCTCTGGGTGAGACAGATTTTCTGCTGTCCCAGAGCGAGAGTGTCATGAACAACTTAAGACAGAGGAGTCCCCAGGCGGCGGCACAGGCAAAATATATCGATACGTCCGGAGGGTATCCGATCTATCAGAATTCCTCGGCGAAGTATTACCCGTCCGGCGAGGCCATGTTTGAAGAGATGATCGAAGACCTGAAAAAAGCAAAGTATTATATTTTCATGGAATTCTTCATTGTAGAAGAAGGATATATGTGGAATACGATCTTAGAGATCCTCAAAGAACGGGTGGACGACGGTGTGGAAGTCCGATTTATGTACGATGATGTGGGATGTGTTGATCTGCTCCCATACAAGTATTATAAAGAACTGGAACGCTGCGGCATTTCCTGTGTGGCATTTAATCCGATCATTCCTCTGGTGTCCACTGCATGGAACAACAGGGACCACCGCAAAGTAGTGGTCATAGACGGACATACGGCATATACCGGAGGGCTTAATCTGGCAGATGAGTATATCAACCGGAAGGAACGCTTCGGCTATTGGAAAGATGCGGGACTCAAGGTCATCGGAGATGCGGTGTGGAACTTTACTGTGATGTTTCTCCAGGTCTGGAATGCGATCCGGAAGACCGATGAGGGCTACGGCATGTTTGTGCCCCACGGCCACCATGAGGGACGGTTTGTCGACGACGGCTTTATCCAGCCTTACGCGGATAATCCCCTGGATACAGAGACAGTCGGGGAGAATGTGTATCTCAATATTATCAATGCGGCCACAGATTACGTATATATCTATACGCCGTATCTGATCATTGATAATGAAATGATGACAGCGCTCTGTCTGGCGTCCAAAAGAGGAGTCGATGTGCGGATTGTCACACCGGGAATTCCGGATAAACCGACTGTCTTTTTGCTGACACAGTCATACTATGCACAGCTGGTGGAAGCAGGGGTAAAAGTGTATCAGTATACGCCCGGATTCATTCATGCAAAATGTTTTGTCAGCGATGACGTCATTGCTACCGTAGGAACTATTAATATGGATTACCGGAGTCTTTACCTGCATTTTGAAAATGGAGTCTTTATGTATCACTGCCTGGCGGTGACGGAAGTCAAGATCGATATGCTGAAGACGTTTAAGCAGTGTGAGCTGATCACAAAAGAACACTGTCAGGGCAATATGGTGAAGCGGCTGATGCAGAGTGTGCTCCGTGTCCTGGCACCGCTTCTGTAA
- the thiH gene encoding 2-iminoacetate synthase ThiH, whose translation MEILEEVLKAYNGYDYNLYTKDDVLTALSKDTVSAEDYKALLSPAAMEFLEPMARRAKKETMKHFGNTVCLFTPLYIANYCVNHCVYCGFNCTNKIHRAKLTMEEIEREYKAIAKTGLKEILILTGESKKASGVEYIGEAVELAKKYFSTIGIEVYPMDVDEYAYIHDKGADFVSVYQETYNTKTYDEVHLSGPKKVFSYRLNAQERALKGGMRGVGCGALLGLDDFRKDAFASGIHASLLQKKYPRAEVSFSVPRLRPYKNNETNDAKDVHERQLLQVMLAHRIFMPFAGITISTRERAGFRDHVVGMAATKISAGVSTGVGGHEEEEKGDAQFVISDPRSVDEVVNMLDRRGMQGIYTDYVRV comes from the coding sequence ATGGAGATATTAGAAGAAGTATTAAAGGCGTATAATGGATATGATTACAATCTTTACACAAAAGACGATGTGCTCACAGCCCTTTCAAAGGATACAGTGAGTGCTGAGGACTACAAGGCACTGCTCTCTCCGGCTGCCATGGAGTTTCTGGAGCCTATGGCCAGGAGAGCAAAAAAGGAGACAATGAAGCATTTCGGGAATACTGTCTGTCTTTTCACGCCCCTTTATATCGCGAATTATTGTGTCAATCACTGCGTATACTGCGGATTTAACTGCACGAATAAAATCCACCGGGCGAAGCTTACGATGGAGGAGATTGAGCGGGAATACAAGGCTATCGCAAAGACAGGGCTGAAAGAAATTCTGATTCTCACAGGGGAATCTAAAAAGGCGTCAGGAGTAGAGTATATCGGAGAAGCCGTAGAGCTGGCAAAGAAATATTTTTCCACCATTGGTATTGAAGTCTATCCGATGGACGTGGATGAATACGCATATATCCACGATAAAGGTGCAGATTTTGTCAGCGTCTATCAGGAGACATATAATACGAAGACCTATGATGAGGTTCACTTAAGCGGTCCGAAAAAAGTATTTTCTTATCGCCTGAATGCCCAGGAAAGAGCGTTAAAAGGCGGTATGAGGGGAGTGGGATGCGGAGCCCTGCTGGGGCTTGATGATTTTAGAAAAGATGCATTCGCCTCCGGAATCCATGCGTCCCTTCTCCAGAAAAAATATCCCCGGGCGGAAGTCTCCTTCTCTGTGCCCCGGCTCAGACCATATAAGAACAATGAAACCAACGATGCAAAAGACGTCCATGAGAGGCAGCTTTTGCAAGTGATGCTGGCACACCGCATCTTCATGCCGTTTGCGGGGATTACGATTTCTACGAGAGAACGGGCCGGATTCCGCGACCATGTGGTCGGCATGGCAGCGACGAAAATTTCCGCCGGGGTCAGCACAGGGGTCGGAGGCCACGAAGAAGAGGAAAAGGGAGACGCCCAGTTTGTGATCTCAGATCCGAGAAGTGTGGATGAAGTCGTAAATATGCTTGACCGCAGAGGCATGCAGGGTATCTATACAGACTATGTGAGAGTCTAG